One region of Thunnus thynnus chromosome 14, fThuThy2.1, whole genome shotgun sequence genomic DNA includes:
- the lnpk gene encoding endoplasmic reticulum junction formation protein lunapark-B isoform X2, with protein MGALISRWKTKPTTVEQLENLDKEIKELEEFRAKNQRLQKLWVGWLLFYSSVLYLLVSLIVYCLYLPEQWLERLAMALPFFIYPVLVWFIRKLLIFIFSKRTERNNDKLEDLKVAKKKILEEVMETETYKNAKLILERFDPEAKKKAELESTPVRPQMTPRPGQEIRQRGVAMRPMPMGTPAAMVMTPQRGAQTPLGPGGTPVAPGGPPERSALSASVLQGAVPRTPCSPIPGVGMHPPGPPLARPILPKDRGAVDRVVEYLVGDGPQNRYALICQQCFSHNGMALKEEFEYLAFRCAYCYFLNPARKTRPQAPRLPEFSYERRLRAESRSPGPTPRSGTDTEESTPPSGAKAPAPWNMVHSFQIQHSPKNPQNRPLQSPDEKEIGEEERPTKDIESEIQSEEPQPQQQQQQQKQEEEEEEEEEEEVVQEEEEEEQEKVESEQSHSAPCETESQPS; from the exons ATGGGAGCTCTGATATCCCGATGGAAG ACAAAGCCAACAACAGTTGAGCAGCTGGAGAACTTGGACAAG GAGATTAAAGAGCTGGAGGAGTTTAGAGCTAAAAACCAGCGTCTGCAAAAG CTGTGGGTCGGCTGGTTGCTTTTCTACTCGTCGGTTCTTTACCTGCTGGTCTCTCTGATCGTCTACTGTCTCTACCTACCTGAACAATGGTTGGAGAGACTAGCCATGGCCCTGCCTTTCTTCATATACCCAGTGCT GGTGTGGTTCATCAGGAAGTTGttgatttttatcttttccaAACGCACTGAGAGAAACA ATGATAAACTAGAAGATTTAAAGGTTGCCAAAAAAAAGATT CTTGAGGAAGTGATGGAAACGGAGACGTACAAAAACGCCAAACTCATCCTGGAACGTTTTGATCCCGAAGCCAAGAAGAAAGCT GAGCTGGAGTCGACTCCGGTGCGTCCTCAGATGACTCCCAGACCAGGACAAG aGATTCGCCAGAGGGGGGTGGCAATGAGACCCATGCCAATGGGCACCCCAGCTGCCATGGTAATGACTCCCCAACGTGGAGCACAGACCCCATTGGGACCAGGGGGCACACCTGTGG CTCCAGGAGGACCACCGGAGAGATCTGCTCTGTCTGCGTCTGTCCTCCAGGGGGCAGTACCCAGGACCCCCTGCTCCCCTATACCTGGTGTCG GCATGCATCCTCCAGGTCCTCCATTAGCAAGACCCATTCTGCCCAAAGACAGAGGAGCTGTGGACCGAGTGGTTGAGTACCTGGTAGGGGATGGACCACAGAACAG ATACGCATTGATCTGCCAACAGTGTTTCTCTCATAACGGCATGGCTCTGAAAGAAGAGTTTGAATATCTAG CCTTTCGTTGCGCATATTGCTACTTCCTGAATCCAGCTAGGAAAACCCGCCCTCAGGCTCCCAGGCTCCCAGAGTTTAGCTATGAGAGGAGGCTGCGTGCAGAATCACGTTCCCCTGGACCAACACCACGCTCTGggacagacacagaggagagcaCGCCCCCTTCTGGAG CTAAGGCTCCGGCTCCGTGGAATATGGTCCACAGTTTCCAGATCCAGCACAGTCCAAAGAACCCTCAGAACCGACCTCTGCAGAGTCCAG ATGAGAAAGAGATCGGGGAAGAGGAAAGACCCACCAAAGACATAGAGAGTGAGATCCAATCAGAGGAGCcgcagccacagcagcagcagcagcagcagaagcaggaggaggaggaggaagaggaagaagaagaagaagtggttcaggaggaggaggaggaggagcaggaaaaGGTGGAATCAGAACAAAGTCACAGCGCCCCTTGTGAGACAGAATCTCAGCCATCATAG
- the lnpk gene encoding endoplasmic reticulum junction formation protein lunapark-B isoform X1 yields MGALISRWKTKPTTVEQLENLDKEIKELEEFRAKNQRLQKLWVGWLLFYSSVLYLLVSLIVYCLYLPEQWLERLAMALPFFIYPVLVWFIRKLLIFIFSKRTERNNDKLEDLKVAKKKILEEVMETETYKNAKLILERFDPEAKKKAELESTPVRPQMTPRPGQEIRQRGVAMRPMPMGTPAAMVMTPQRGAQTPLGPGGTPVEPVPLSAPGGPPERSALSASVLQGAVPRTPCSPIPGVGMHPPGPPLARPILPKDRGAVDRVVEYLVGDGPQNRYALICQQCFSHNGMALKEEFEYLAFRCAYCYFLNPARKTRPQAPRLPEFSYERRLRAESRSPGPTPRSGTDTEESTPPSGAKAPAPWNMVHSFQIQHSPKNPQNRPLQSPDEKEIGEEERPTKDIESEIQSEEPQPQQQQQQQKQEEEEEEEEEEEVVQEEEEEEQEKVESEQSHSAPCETESQPS; encoded by the exons ATGGGAGCTCTGATATCCCGATGGAAG ACAAAGCCAACAACAGTTGAGCAGCTGGAGAACTTGGACAAG GAGATTAAAGAGCTGGAGGAGTTTAGAGCTAAAAACCAGCGTCTGCAAAAG CTGTGGGTCGGCTGGTTGCTTTTCTACTCGTCGGTTCTTTACCTGCTGGTCTCTCTGATCGTCTACTGTCTCTACCTACCTGAACAATGGTTGGAGAGACTAGCCATGGCCCTGCCTTTCTTCATATACCCAGTGCT GGTGTGGTTCATCAGGAAGTTGttgatttttatcttttccaAACGCACTGAGAGAAACA ATGATAAACTAGAAGATTTAAAGGTTGCCAAAAAAAAGATT CTTGAGGAAGTGATGGAAACGGAGACGTACAAAAACGCCAAACTCATCCTGGAACGTTTTGATCCCGAAGCCAAGAAGAAAGCT GAGCTGGAGTCGACTCCGGTGCGTCCTCAGATGACTCCCAGACCAGGACAAG aGATTCGCCAGAGGGGGGTGGCAATGAGACCCATGCCAATGGGCACCCCAGCTGCCATGGTAATGACTCCCCAACGTGGAGCACAGACCCCATTGGGACCAGGGGGCACACCTGTGG AACCTGTCCCTCTCTCAGCTCCAGGAGGACCACCGGAGAGATCTGCTCTGTCTGCGTCTGTCCTCCAGGGGGCAGTACCCAGGACCCCCTGCTCCCCTATACCTGGTGTCG GCATGCATCCTCCAGGTCCTCCATTAGCAAGACCCATTCTGCCCAAAGACAGAGGAGCTGTGGACCGAGTGGTTGAGTACCTGGTAGGGGATGGACCACAGAACAG ATACGCATTGATCTGCCAACAGTGTTTCTCTCATAACGGCATGGCTCTGAAAGAAGAGTTTGAATATCTAG CCTTTCGTTGCGCATATTGCTACTTCCTGAATCCAGCTAGGAAAACCCGCCCTCAGGCTCCCAGGCTCCCAGAGTTTAGCTATGAGAGGAGGCTGCGTGCAGAATCACGTTCCCCTGGACCAACACCACGCTCTGggacagacacagaggagagcaCGCCCCCTTCTGGAG CTAAGGCTCCGGCTCCGTGGAATATGGTCCACAGTTTCCAGATCCAGCACAGTCCAAAGAACCCTCAGAACCGACCTCTGCAGAGTCCAG ATGAGAAAGAGATCGGGGAAGAGGAAAGACCCACCAAAGACATAGAGAGTGAGATCCAATCAGAGGAGCcgcagccacagcagcagcagcagcagcagaagcaggaggaggaggaggaagaggaagaagaagaagaagtggttcaggaggaggaggaggaggagcaggaaaaGGTGGAATCAGAACAAAGTCACAGCGCCCCTTGTGAGACAGAATCTCAGCCATCATAG
- the lnpk gene encoding endoplasmic reticulum junction formation protein lunapark-B isoform X3, producing MGALISRWKTKPTTVEQLENLDKEIKELEEFRAKNQRLQKLWVGWLLFYSSVLYLLVSLIVYCLYLPEQWLERLAMALPFFIYPVLVWFIRKLLIFIFSKRTERNNDKLEDLKVAKKKILEEVMETETYKNAKLILERFDPEAKKKAELESTPVRPQMTPRPGQEIRQRGVAMRPMPMGTPAAMVMTPQRGAQTPLGPGGTPVEPVPLSAPGGPPERSALSASVLQGAVPRTPCSPIPGVGMHPPGPPLARPILPKDRGAVDRVVEYLVGDGPQNRYALICQQCFSHNGMALKEEFEYLAFRCAYCYFLNPARKTRPQAPRLPEFSYERRLRAESRSPGPTPRSGTDTEESTPPSGDEKEIGEEERPTKDIESEIQSEEPQPQQQQQQQKQEEEEEEEEEEEVVQEEEEEEQEKVESEQSHSAPCETESQPS from the exons ATGGGAGCTCTGATATCCCGATGGAAG ACAAAGCCAACAACAGTTGAGCAGCTGGAGAACTTGGACAAG GAGATTAAAGAGCTGGAGGAGTTTAGAGCTAAAAACCAGCGTCTGCAAAAG CTGTGGGTCGGCTGGTTGCTTTTCTACTCGTCGGTTCTTTACCTGCTGGTCTCTCTGATCGTCTACTGTCTCTACCTACCTGAACAATGGTTGGAGAGACTAGCCATGGCCCTGCCTTTCTTCATATACCCAGTGCT GGTGTGGTTCATCAGGAAGTTGttgatttttatcttttccaAACGCACTGAGAGAAACA ATGATAAACTAGAAGATTTAAAGGTTGCCAAAAAAAAGATT CTTGAGGAAGTGATGGAAACGGAGACGTACAAAAACGCCAAACTCATCCTGGAACGTTTTGATCCCGAAGCCAAGAAGAAAGCT GAGCTGGAGTCGACTCCGGTGCGTCCTCAGATGACTCCCAGACCAGGACAAG aGATTCGCCAGAGGGGGGTGGCAATGAGACCCATGCCAATGGGCACCCCAGCTGCCATGGTAATGACTCCCCAACGTGGAGCACAGACCCCATTGGGACCAGGGGGCACACCTGTGG AACCTGTCCCTCTCTCAGCTCCAGGAGGACCACCGGAGAGATCTGCTCTGTCTGCGTCTGTCCTCCAGGGGGCAGTACCCAGGACCCCCTGCTCCCCTATACCTGGTGTCG GCATGCATCCTCCAGGTCCTCCATTAGCAAGACCCATTCTGCCCAAAGACAGAGGAGCTGTGGACCGAGTGGTTGAGTACCTGGTAGGGGATGGACCACAGAACAG ATACGCATTGATCTGCCAACAGTGTTTCTCTCATAACGGCATGGCTCTGAAAGAAGAGTTTGAATATCTAG CCTTTCGTTGCGCATATTGCTACTTCCTGAATCCAGCTAGGAAAACCCGCCCTCAGGCTCCCAGGCTCCCAGAGTTTAGCTATGAGAGGAGGCTGCGTGCAGAATCACGTTCCCCTGGACCAACACCACGCTCTGggacagacacagaggagagcaCGCCCCCTTCTGGAG ATGAGAAAGAGATCGGGGAAGAGGAAAGACCCACCAAAGACATAGAGAGTGAGATCCAATCAGAGGAGCcgcagccacagcagcagcagcagcagcagaagcaggaggaggaggaggaagaggaagaagaagaagaagtggttcaggaggaggaggaggaggagcaggaaaaGGTGGAATCAGAACAAAGTCACAGCGCCCCTTGTGAGACAGAATCTCAGCCATCATAG
- the lnpk gene encoding endoplasmic reticulum junction formation protein lunapark-B isoform X4, with product MGALISRWKTKPTTVEQLENLDKEIKELEEFRAKNQRLQKLWVGWLLFYSSVLYLLVSLIVYCLYLPEQWLERLAMALPFFIYPVLVWFIRKLLIFIFSKRTERNNDKLEDLKVAKKKILEEVMETETYKNAKLILERFDPEAKKKAELESTPVRPQMTPRPGQEIRQRGVAMRPMPMGTPAAMVMTPQRGAQTPLGPGGTPVAPGGPPERSALSASVLQGAVPRTPCSPIPGVGMHPPGPPLARPILPKDRGAVDRVVEYLVGDGPQNRYALICQQCFSHNGMALKEEFEYLAFRCAYCYFLNPARKTRPQAPRLPEFSYERRLRAESRSPGPTPRSGTDTEESTPPSGDEKEIGEEERPTKDIESEIQSEEPQPQQQQQQQKQEEEEEEEEEEEVVQEEEEEEQEKVESEQSHSAPCETESQPS from the exons ATGGGAGCTCTGATATCCCGATGGAAG ACAAAGCCAACAACAGTTGAGCAGCTGGAGAACTTGGACAAG GAGATTAAAGAGCTGGAGGAGTTTAGAGCTAAAAACCAGCGTCTGCAAAAG CTGTGGGTCGGCTGGTTGCTTTTCTACTCGTCGGTTCTTTACCTGCTGGTCTCTCTGATCGTCTACTGTCTCTACCTACCTGAACAATGGTTGGAGAGACTAGCCATGGCCCTGCCTTTCTTCATATACCCAGTGCT GGTGTGGTTCATCAGGAAGTTGttgatttttatcttttccaAACGCACTGAGAGAAACA ATGATAAACTAGAAGATTTAAAGGTTGCCAAAAAAAAGATT CTTGAGGAAGTGATGGAAACGGAGACGTACAAAAACGCCAAACTCATCCTGGAACGTTTTGATCCCGAAGCCAAGAAGAAAGCT GAGCTGGAGTCGACTCCGGTGCGTCCTCAGATGACTCCCAGACCAGGACAAG aGATTCGCCAGAGGGGGGTGGCAATGAGACCCATGCCAATGGGCACCCCAGCTGCCATGGTAATGACTCCCCAACGTGGAGCACAGACCCCATTGGGACCAGGGGGCACACCTGTGG CTCCAGGAGGACCACCGGAGAGATCTGCTCTGTCTGCGTCTGTCCTCCAGGGGGCAGTACCCAGGACCCCCTGCTCCCCTATACCTGGTGTCG GCATGCATCCTCCAGGTCCTCCATTAGCAAGACCCATTCTGCCCAAAGACAGAGGAGCTGTGGACCGAGTGGTTGAGTACCTGGTAGGGGATGGACCACAGAACAG ATACGCATTGATCTGCCAACAGTGTTTCTCTCATAACGGCATGGCTCTGAAAGAAGAGTTTGAATATCTAG CCTTTCGTTGCGCATATTGCTACTTCCTGAATCCAGCTAGGAAAACCCGCCCTCAGGCTCCCAGGCTCCCAGAGTTTAGCTATGAGAGGAGGCTGCGTGCAGAATCACGTTCCCCTGGACCAACACCACGCTCTGggacagacacagaggagagcaCGCCCCCTTCTGGAG ATGAGAAAGAGATCGGGGAAGAGGAAAGACCCACCAAAGACATAGAGAGTGAGATCCAATCAGAGGAGCcgcagccacagcagcagcagcagcagcagaagcaggaggaggaggaggaagaggaagaagaagaagaagtggttcaggaggaggaggaggaggagcaggaaaaGGTGGAATCAGAACAAAGTCACAGCGCCCCTTGTGAGACAGAATCTCAGCCATCATAG